In Candidatus Nitronauta litoralis, one DNA window encodes the following:
- the trpB gene encoding tryptophan synthase subunit beta: protein MGTPVLPDVKGHFGQFGGKYVIETLMPALKELESLYDEAIQDPEFKSELEYYLRQYVGRPSPLYFAKRLTEQLGGAKIYLKREDLNHTGAHKINNTIGSALLTLRMGKKRVIAETGAGQHGVASATAAALFGLECDVFMGEEDMKRQALNVFRMELLGARVIPVTSGTRTLKDATSEAIRNWITTVESTHYIIGSVVGPHPFPKIVRDFQRIIGDEARQQIQEIEGRLPDACVACVGGGSNAMGLFYPFREDESVRLIGVEAAGHGVDTDKHGASLSKGDVGVLHGMKSYLLYDEDGQIKEAHSISAGLDYPGVGCEHSHFKESGRADYVSITDKQALDGLKLLSRAEGIIPALESAHAIAYLEELAPKMKKDQTIVVCLSGRGDKDVQQVADLLKNDL from the coding sequence ATGGGCACACCCGTTTTACCGGATGTAAAAGGACATTTCGGACAATTTGGCGGAAAATATGTCATCGAAACGCTGATGCCAGCGCTTAAAGAGCTGGAATCTCTTTACGATGAAGCGATCCAGGACCCTGAATTCAAAAGTGAACTCGAGTACTATCTGCGCCAATATGTTGGTCGGCCTTCTCCTCTTTATTTTGCAAAAAGACTGACCGAACAACTCGGCGGGGCCAAAATTTACTTGAAGCGCGAAGATCTTAACCACACCGGAGCCCATAAAATAAACAATACAATAGGCTCCGCCTTGCTCACGCTTCGCATGGGCAAGAAACGGGTTATCGCAGAAACCGGCGCCGGACAACATGGCGTTGCCAGTGCCACCGCAGCGGCCTTGTTTGGGCTTGAGTGTGATGTCTTCATGGGCGAAGAAGACATGAAACGTCAGGCGCTTAATGTTTTTCGAATGGAATTGCTCGGTGCCCGGGTAATCCCGGTTACCTCAGGCACCCGTACTCTTAAAGATGCCACCAGCGAAGCTATCCGGAACTGGATCACCACGGTTGAAAGCACGCATTACATCATTGGATCGGTCGTAGGCCCTCATCCTTTCCCGAAAATTGTACGAGACTTCCAACGAATCATCGGAGACGAGGCACGCCAGCAAATCCAGGAAATTGAAGGGCGCCTTCCGGATGCTTGCGTGGCCTGTGTTGGTGGCGGCAGTAACGCTATGGGATTGTTTTACCCCTTCCGTGAAGACGAATCAGTAAGATTGATCGGGGTAGAAGCTGCTGGTCATGGTGTTGATACGGATAAGCACGGAGCCTCCCTTAGCAAGGGTGATGTTGGAGTCCTCCACGGAATGAAAAGTTACCTGCTATATGATGAGGATGGACAGATCAAGGAGGCTCATTCGATATCCGCCGGGCTGGATTATCCCGGTGTGGGTTGTGAACACAGTCATTTTAAAGAATCGGGCCGTGCGGACTATGTTTCGATTACGGACAAACAGGCTCTGGATGGTTTAAAACTTCTTTCAAGAGCAGAAGGCATCATTCCAGCTCTGGAATCAGCACACGCTATCGCTTACCTTGAGGAGCTGGCACCCAAAATGAAAAAAGACCAGACCATTGTTGTCTGTCTTTCTGGACGCGGGGACAAGGATGTACAACAAGTGGCTGACTTACTGAAAAATGACTTATAA
- a CDS encoding tryptophan synthase subunit alpha has translation MSRITETFNGLKAENKKALVAFITAGDPDLDTTKEIFKAIEAGGADIIELGVPFSDPLADGPVIQASAQRALKSGTTLKKIIKLVSEIRQTSQLPIVLMTSYNPVWAYGPEKFVADATKAGVDGMIVPDLPPEEAEEFEVDCKNNQLDLIYLLAPTSTHERVSWIGEKSRGFIYYVSLTGTTGMREGLAKGVAEKVKSIKSETTLPVLIGFGISNPENAKEAASISDGVIVGSAIVRLIEANPDSNERVNQVKDFVSQMKQALA, from the coding sequence GTGAGTCGAATTACAGAAACTTTTAATGGCTTAAAAGCAGAAAATAAAAAAGCTTTGGTGGCTTTCATTACCGCAGGTGACCCTGATCTCGACACCACCAAAGAAATTTTCAAAGCGATCGAAGCAGGTGGAGCCGATATTATAGAACTCGGAGTCCCTTTTTCAGATCCTCTGGCTGATGGACCAGTTATTCAGGCTTCCGCCCAGCGGGCTTTAAAATCTGGGACCACCCTGAAAAAAATCATTAAACTTGTGTCCGAAATCCGCCAGACTTCCCAACTTCCCATTGTTTTAATGACCAGTTACAACCCTGTATGGGCTTACGGACCCGAGAAATTCGTTGCCGATGCCACGAAAGCAGGGGTGGACGGAATGATTGTTCCCGACCTTCCGCCCGAGGAAGCTGAGGAATTTGAAGTAGACTGCAAAAACAATCAACTGGATTTAATCTACCTCCTGGCCCCTACCAGTACCCACGAACGTGTTTCCTGGATAGGAGAAAAGAGCCGTGGTTTTATTTATTATGTTTCCTTAACCGGGACCACTGGCATGCGTGAGGGCCTTGCAAAGGGAGTTGCGGAGAAGGTTAAGTCTATAAAAAGCGAAACCACGCTTCCGGTCCTCATTGGATTTGGAATTTCAAATCCGGAAAATGCAAAAGAAGCTGCTTCAATCAGTGATGGTGTGATCGTAGGCAGTGCGATAGTCCGTTTGATTGAAGCAAACCCGGACTCAAACGAAAGGGTGAACCAGGTTAAAGACTTTGTCAGTCAAATGAAGCAGGCTTTGGCCTGA
- a CDS encoding glycosyltransferase family 2 protein, whose translation MPNKISVIIPAFNEEQSIGLVLDALPKEILHQILVVNNASTDNTVAVAQIHGAKVVHEPRRGYGSACLAGMAHLDEPDIVVFLDGDFSDYPEEILSLLKPIEEEKADFVLGSRMILAESRKALLPQARYGNWLAVFLIRLFFGKSYTDLGPFRAIRYKSLKKLKMQDTNFGWTVEMQIKAVKENLSILEIPVRYRDRVGVSKITGTVSGTFRAGTKIIYTIIKYLLI comes from the coding sequence ATGCCAAACAAAATATCGGTCATTATCCCCGCCTTTAATGAAGAGCAATCCATTGGCCTCGTTCTCGATGCTCTTCCCAAAGAAATACTTCACCAAATACTGGTAGTTAATAATGCCTCCACAGATAACACCGTAGCCGTTGCCCAAATCCATGGGGCAAAGGTAGTGCATGAACCACGAAGAGGTTACGGAAGTGCCTGCCTTGCTGGAATGGCACATTTGGATGAGCCAGATATTGTGGTCTTCCTGGATGGAGATTTCAGTGATTATCCGGAAGAAATTCTTTCCCTTTTAAAACCCATTGAAGAGGAAAAAGCGGATTTTGTTCTTGGCAGCCGGATGATTCTGGCTGAGTCCAGAAAAGCCCTCCTTCCCCAAGCCCGCTATGGAAACTGGCTGGCCGTTTTCTTGATCCGGTTGTTTTTCGGAAAAAGCTATACAGACCTGGGCCCATTCAGGGCCATTCGTTACAAATCTTTGAAGAAACTCAAGATGCAGGATACCAACTTCGGGTGGACTGTTGAAATGCAGATCAAGGCTGTTAAAGAAAATCTGTCTATCCTTGAAATCCCAGTCCGCTACCGCGACCGGGTAGGGGTATCGAAAATAACCGGGACGGTATCCGGAACCTTTAGGGCAGGAACAAAAATCATATACACCATAATTAAATATTTGCTAATCTAG
- a CDS encoding glutamate-5-semialdehyde dehydrogenase has translation MPSKSLDEIAARAKAASLTLAGISTEIKNQALLAMADALEAHSTEILEANSKDLEYAKKENLPGPLIARLAVNENKITGMSEGIRSVASLQDPVGECQMAMELDEGLTLTRVTCPLGVIGAIFEARPDAVPQISSLCLKSGNAVILKGGAEAQNSNRVIVENLRKAVGTIEGVPVDAIQLIETREEVAEMLKQDEYINLIVPRGSNAFVRHVQDNTRIPVLGHSEGLCHVYIDSKADPEKALAIALDSKLQYPAACNAMETLLIHSKVPPELIPELVHAFKEKQVDLVGCVRSCTLVPGLDRADESEWDTEYNDLKLAIKLVDSLDEAIAHINKHGSGHTDTIVTENPKAAERFMNEVDSSSVMLNASTRFADGFRFGLGAEIGISTNKTHARGPVGLEGLVIYKYKVKGQGQTVSEYSDANGKSFTHKALPLPTNNG, from the coding sequence ATGCCTAGTAAATCTCTCGATGAAATTGCAGCAAGAGCTAAAGCAGCTTCTTTGACTCTGGCTGGTATCAGTACTGAAATCAAAAATCAGGCACTTTTGGCCATGGCTGATGCCTTGGAGGCCCATTCAACAGAAATATTGGAGGCGAACAGCAAGGACCTCGAATATGCGAAAAAGGAAAACCTGCCAGGTCCACTTATTGCCCGCCTTGCTGTAAACGAAAATAAAATAACAGGCATGTCGGAAGGAATTCGGTCGGTAGCTTCCCTTCAAGACCCCGTTGGTGAGTGTCAAATGGCCATGGAACTGGATGAAGGATTGACTCTTACCAGAGTAACCTGTCCGTTGGGTGTGATTGGGGCTATTTTTGAGGCACGCCCTGATGCAGTTCCCCAGATATCCTCCCTGTGCCTCAAATCTGGAAACGCCGTAATCCTTAAAGGAGGCGCTGAGGCCCAGAACTCCAACCGCGTGATTGTTGAAAATCTGAGAAAAGCAGTGGGCACGATAGAGGGGGTTCCCGTAGATGCGATTCAATTGATCGAAACCCGTGAAGAAGTGGCGGAAATGTTAAAACAGGATGAATACATTAACCTCATTGTTCCTCGTGGCAGCAATGCCTTTGTCCGCCACGTTCAGGACAACACCCGGATTCCTGTTTTAGGCCATTCTGAGGGTCTATGCCACGTGTATATCGATTCAAAGGCAGATCCTGAAAAAGCACTGGCCATTGCTTTGGACTCCAAGCTGCAATATCCCGCAGCCTGTAACGCCATGGAAACCCTGTTGATCCATTCAAAGGTGCCACCAGAGTTGATACCTGAACTGGTGCATGCTTTTAAGGAAAAACAAGTCGATCTGGTTGGCTGTGTTCGGAGCTGTACGCTTGTCCCCGGTCTGGATCGTGCTGACGAATCTGAATGGGATACTGAGTATAACGACCTTAAACTTGCCATCAAGTTGGTGGATTCCCTTGATGAGGCTATAGCTCATATCAATAAACACGGTTCAGGTCATACAGACACCATTGTGACGGAAAATCCAAAAGCCGCTGAACGGTTCATGAATGAAGTGGATTCCTCAAGTGTCATGTTGAACGCTTCAACCCGATTTGCAGATGGATTTCGTTTTGGTTTAGGAGCTGAAATAGGTATTAGCACCAACAAGACCCACGCACGGGGCCCGGTCGGCCTGGAAGGACTGGTAATTTACAAATATAAAGTGAAAGGGCAGGGCCAGACCGTCTCAGAATATTCGGATGCAAACGGAAAATCATTCACACATAAAGCATTGCCATTACCAACTAACAATGGGTAA
- a CDS encoding site-2 protease family protein — protein sequence MDSKKEEHEDQETPVASESFSSEPGIPAVQPVSSRFELTPKTWGLFSILFFATVWTTWAQGGPWFSFCLLLILTAHEFGHYFACVKNNVDASLPNFIPAPSIFLAGTFGAFINIKEPIPNRKALMEIGASGPLAGFVVALPVLLIGVALSEVRPAVGIGSDQSFGHSILSMGVTQLLVGSPSREGMMLWIHPAAFAGWFGLFFTAMNLLPLGQLDGGHVIYSMYKRQKHLLVARLSFGALIALGFIWAGWWILAAMVLLMGLQHPPITYDDDLLEPVHKWMGYCCMGIFLLTFIPVPLSLIK from the coding sequence ATGGATTCCAAGAAGGAAGAACATGAAGATCAAGAAACACCTGTGGCCTCGGAGTCATTCTCTTCTGAACCTGGAATTCCTGCTGTCCAGCCCGTTTCCTCCCGCTTCGAATTAACCCCCAAAACCTGGGGACTGTTCAGTATCCTCTTCTTTGCAACAGTTTGGACCACATGGGCTCAGGGTGGGCCCTGGTTCTCATTTTGTCTCTTGCTCATCCTCACCGCCCATGAATTTGGACATTATTTTGCCTGCGTAAAAAATAATGTAGACGCCAGCCTGCCTAATTTTATACCAGCACCCTCCATATTTCTGGCTGGAACTTTTGGCGCTTTTATAAATATTAAGGAACCCATTCCGAATCGTAAAGCTTTAATGGAAATTGGAGCATCAGGCCCCCTGGCCGGTTTTGTGGTGGCTCTTCCTGTTCTCTTGATAGGTGTTGCTTTGTCAGAAGTTCGACCTGCCGTCGGAATTGGAAGCGATCAATCGTTCGGGCATTCGATTCTTTCCATGGGAGTCACTCAATTATTAGTCGGGTCACCTTCCAGGGAAGGAATGATGTTGTGGATTCATCCAGCAGCTTTTGCAGGGTGGTTTGGTTTGTTTTTTACCGCAATGAACCTTCTTCCGCTAGGACAACTTGATGGTGGGCATGTGATTTATTCAATGTATAAGAGGCAAAAGCATCTCCTGGTCGCCAGACTATCCTTTGGCGCTTTAATAGCGCTTGGATTCATTTGGGCAGGGTGGTGGATACTAGCGGCCATGGTTCTTCTCATGGGGCTTCAGCACCCTCCTATTACATATGATGATGACCTGCTGGAGCCCGTCCATAAGTGGATGGGGTATTGCTGTATGGGGATATTTTTGCTTACATTCATTCCCGTTCCCCTTTCACTTATAAAGTAA